From Agromyces sp. SYSU T00194, a single genomic window includes:
- a CDS encoding pyridoxal phosphate-dependent aminotransferase: protein MATLAPHIPAVPGSGIRRIYEIAAELDGIVSLGVGEPDVPVAPHIAAAARAAWERDDTDYSPNGGILPLRRALVDKLARDNDVHVSVEQVWVTIGGTQALNLAMHLILAAGDEVLVPDPGYTTFTMNARMLDAVPVPYPLSPERGFTPDIAELERMVTPRTRLLIVNSPSNPLGAVFGREVLAELLAFAQRHDLWVLSDEVYERFTWGEPHVSIASLDTDDRVFTVHSFSKTYAMTGIRVGSLVTPPGLAATMRTMQEATIGCVGMPAQYAALAALEGDQSHVAAAGAHYRANFEVAATELEARGIRYLRPNGAFYLWADVSHATDGDVAGWAERFLLQERVAIAPGSAFGRTGEGWIRLCLAVDEHALVTGIRRLPPGPGAIRGADAAGPEIAGSDSAGADAAGPDVAASEAAGAVAPLDAGVTPSVRAAGDASVA, encoded by the coding sequence ATGGCAACGCTCGCACCCCATATCCCGGCCGTGCCGGGATCCGGCATCCGCCGCATCTACGAGATCGCGGCCGAGCTCGACGGCATCGTCTCGCTCGGCGTCGGCGAGCCCGACGTGCCGGTCGCGCCGCACATCGCCGCCGCGGCGCGTGCCGCGTGGGAGCGCGACGACACCGACTACTCGCCGAACGGCGGCATCCTGCCGCTGCGCCGGGCGCTGGTCGACAAGCTCGCCCGCGACAACGACGTGCACGTGTCGGTCGAGCAGGTGTGGGTCACGATCGGCGGCACGCAGGCGCTCAACCTCGCGATGCACCTCATCCTCGCCGCGGGCGACGAGGTGCTCGTGCCCGACCCCGGCTACACCACGTTCACCATGAACGCGCGCATGCTCGACGCGGTGCCGGTGCCGTACCCGCTCTCGCCCGAGCGCGGATTCACACCCGACATCGCCGAGCTCGAGCGCATGGTCACGCCGCGCACGCGCCTGCTCATCGTGAACTCCCCGTCGAACCCGCTCGGCGCGGTCTTCGGCCGCGAGGTGCTCGCCGAACTGCTCGCGTTCGCGCAGCGGCACGACCTGTGGGTGCTCTCCGACGAGGTCTACGAGCGCTTCACCTGGGGCGAGCCGCACGTGAGCATCGCGAGCCTCGACACCGACGACCGCGTCTTCACGGTGCACTCGTTCTCGAAGACCTACGCGATGACGGGCATCCGCGTCGGCTCACTCGTGACGCCGCCGGGCCTCGCCGCCACCATGCGCACCATGCAGGAGGCGACGATCGGATGCGTCGGCATGCCGGCGCAGTACGCCGCCCTCGCCGCGCTCGAGGGCGACCAGTCCCACGTCGCGGCGGCCGGCGCGCACTACCGCGCGAACTTCGAGGTCGCCGCGACGGAGCTCGAGGCCCGGGGCATCCGCTACCTGCGCCCCAACGGGGCGTTCTACCTCTGGGCCGACGTCTCGCACGCGACCGACGGCGACGTGGCGGGCTGGGCCGAGCGCTTCCTGCTGCAGGAGCGCGTCGCGATCGCACCGGGCTCGGCGTTCGGCCGCACCGGCGAGGGGTGGATCCGCCTCTGCCTCGCGGTCGACGAGCATGCGCTGGTCACGGGCATCCGTCGCCTGCCGCCGGGGCCGGGGGCGATTCGGGGAGCGGATGCCGCGGGGCCGGAGATCGCAGGGTCGGATTCCGCGGGGGCGGATGCCGCAGGGCCGGACGTCGCAGCGTCGGAGGCCGCAGGAGCGGTCGCGCCGCTCGACGCGGGCGTCACGCCGTCGGTGCGGGCCGCCGGCGACGCATCCGTCGCCTGA
- a CDS encoding HTTM domain-containing protein encodes MRGLLTRTVDARPLALSRILIGLAALGVSFEWTLPLLRAADGEYLALPVIPGAPVVAAPVVVWLYLVAVLGAVGMVLGVFGPVAPTLVAASGAVALLADQQAYSNHALLLVLLAALLAPSGAHRAFSVRRRGRPPAQVPYWPAFLIRALLSSVYLWTAIAKVNRDYLAGDVFANFGNGLMDALTPVLPVLAIASIATELFLGIGLWVRPLFPLVLLAGAGLHVGILATLQDPFPLVLFALLMAPAYVLAGAEWLRGGGALAERTHDAWRRFRRRMRRRRPAPTA; translated from the coding sequence ATGCGCGGACTTCTGACCCGCACGGTGGACGCCAGGCCGCTCGCGCTCTCGCGCATCCTCATCGGCCTGGCGGCGCTCGGCGTCTCGTTCGAGTGGACCCTGCCGCTCCTCCGCGCGGCCGACGGCGAATATCTCGCCCTTCCGGTGATCCCCGGGGCGCCGGTGGTCGCCGCCCCGGTCGTCGTGTGGCTGTACCTCGTCGCGGTGCTCGGCGCCGTCGGCATGGTGCTCGGCGTGTTCGGCCCGGTCGCGCCGACGCTGGTCGCGGCATCCGGCGCCGTCGCCCTCCTCGCCGACCAGCAGGCCTACAGCAACCACGCGCTCCTGCTCGTGCTGCTGGCCGCACTGCTCGCTCCGAGCGGCGCGCACCGGGCGTTCTCCGTGCGCCGCCGTGGTCGCCCGCCCGCACAGGTGCCGTACTGGCCCGCGTTCCTCATCCGCGCGCTGCTCTCGTCGGTCTACCTCTGGACCGCCATCGCGAAGGTGAACCGCGACTACCTCGCCGGCGACGTGTTCGCGAACTTCGGCAACGGCCTCATGGACGCGCTCACGCCGGTGCTGCCGGTGCTCGCGATCGCGAGCATCGCCACCGAGCTCTTCCTCGGCATCGGGCTCTGGGTGCGCCCGCTGTTCCCGCTCGTGCTCCTCGCGGGCGCCGGCCTGCACGTCGGCATCCTCGCGACCCTGCAGGACCCGTTCCCGCTGGTGCTGTTCGCCCTGCTCATGGCGCCGGCCTACGTGCTCGCCGGCGCCGAGTGGCTCCGTGGCGGCGGGGCGCTCGCCGAGCGCACGCACGACGCCTGGCGCAGGTTCAGGCGACGGATGCGTCGCCGGCGGCCCGCACCGACGGCGTGA
- a CDS encoding alpha/beta hydrolase, whose product MSRGSEPDWQPDVLGERYEQLTLPLAEDDEGEVVATLVRHRPRFRWRLTPGAAADCDVLYVHGWSDYFFQTELAEFWADAGARFFALDLRKYGRSLRGGQTPGFVNALAAYDEDIEAALAAMGHPIDGPVSARPLILLGHSTGGLTLALWAARHPGVASALILNSPWLEFQASRIGREAMTPLIDLSARVDPRGGLPNVDLGFYTRAVAEEQGGEWTYDHAWRPDRGFPAPAGWLSAVLAGHARVAAGIDVGAPVLTLLSKRTTIQARWSEEMRSSDSVLVVDEMAERALRLGPSVTVERIDGALHDVFLSRPEVRQDAYARVTRWLRGFSPV is encoded by the coding sequence GTGAGCAGGGGGAGCGAGCCCGACTGGCAGCCGGACGTGCTCGGCGAGCGGTACGAGCAGCTGACGCTGCCGTTGGCGGAGGACGACGAGGGCGAGGTCGTCGCGACGCTCGTGCGCCACCGCCCGCGCTTCCGCTGGCGGCTGACGCCGGGGGCTGCGGCCGACTGCGACGTGCTCTACGTGCACGGCTGGAGCGACTACTTCTTCCAGACCGAGCTCGCCGAGTTCTGGGCGGATGCCGGTGCGCGGTTCTTCGCCCTCGACCTGCGCAAGTACGGGCGGAGCCTCCGCGGCGGGCAGACCCCGGGCTTCGTGAACGCCCTCGCCGCCTACGACGAGGACATCGAGGCCGCGCTCGCCGCCATGGGGCACCCGATCGACGGGCCGGTCTCGGCACGCCCGCTCATCCTGCTCGGGCACTCGACCGGCGGGCTCACGCTGGCGCTGTGGGCCGCGCGACACCCCGGCGTCGCATCCGCCCTGATTCTGAACAGCCCGTGGCTGGAGTTCCAGGCCAGCCGCATCGGGCGCGAGGCGATGACGCCGCTCATCGACCTCTCGGCCCGGGTCGACCCGCGCGGCGGCCTGCCGAACGTCGACCTCGGGTTCTACACGCGCGCGGTCGCGGAGGAGCAGGGCGGCGAGTGGACGTACGACCACGCCTGGCGCCCCGACCGCGGGTTCCCGGCGCCCGCCGGCTGGCTCTCGGCGGTGCTCGCCGGGCATGCGCGAGTCGCCGCCGGCATCGACGTCGGCGCGCCCGTGCTCACCCTGCTGTCGAAGCGCACGACGATCCAGGCACGCTGGAGCGAGGAGATGCGTTCGAGCGACAGCGTGCTCGTCGTCGACGAGATGGCCGAGCGTGCGCTCCGGCTCGGCCCGTCGGTGACGGTCGAGCGCATCGACGGCGCCCTGCACGACGTGTTCCTCTCGCGCCCGGAGGTGCGCCAGGACGCCTACGCGCGCGTGACGCGGTGGTTGCGCGGCTTCTCGCCCGTCTGA